In one Streptomyces venezuelae genomic region, the following are encoded:
- a CDS encoding N,N-dimethylformamidase beta subunit family domain-containing protein, which produces MRSEPIRRWESGALAHAVSDPFGQGPLPWLRGAEHYFDDTGHVVPWYIDHAPAPGAADIPAPRTGGPLNADDVHCQIKGFTSTGAAAPGEAIDFHVTVDPPQQFGVDIYRIGHYGGDGASKITTSPRLSGIVQPAPLTADRTVSCHHWWLSWRLQIPSYWNVGAYVAVLTTADGYRSHVPFTVRDDHPADLLLLLPDVTWQAYNLYPEDGRTGASLYHAWDEQGGLLGESEAAVTVSFDRPYAGAGLPLHVGHAYDFIRWAERYGYDLAYADARDLHAGRVDPTRYRGLVFPGHDEYWSPSMRRATEQAREHGTSLVFLSANTMYWQVELSPSASGVEDRLLTCRKRRGPGKPTLWRERDGGKAAEQQLLGIQYAGRVPEPRPLVVRNADHWLWEATGAHDGDEIDGLVAGEADRYFPRTALPEHQGRILLAHSPYEDTEGVVRHQESSLYRAPSGALVFASGTFAWSPALDRPGHVDARIQRATANLLDRICKRD; this is translated from the coding sequence ATGAGGTCGGAGCCGATCCGTCGATGGGAATCGGGTGCGCTGGCGCACGCCGTATCGGACCCTTTCGGCCAGGGCCCGCTGCCCTGGCTGCGCGGAGCCGAGCACTACTTCGACGACACGGGCCACGTCGTCCCCTGGTACATCGACCACGCCCCGGCCCCCGGCGCCGCCGACATCCCCGCTCCGCGGACCGGCGGTCCGCTCAACGCCGACGACGTGCACTGCCAGATCAAAGGGTTCACCTCGACCGGCGCCGCCGCTCCCGGCGAGGCCATCGACTTCCACGTCACCGTCGACCCGCCCCAGCAGTTCGGCGTCGACATCTACCGCATCGGGCACTACGGCGGTGACGGCGCCAGCAAGATCACCACCAGCCCCCGGCTCTCCGGGATCGTCCAGCCCGCCCCCCTCACCGCGGACCGCACGGTCTCCTGCCACCACTGGTGGCTCTCCTGGCGGCTGCAGATCCCGAGCTACTGGAACGTCGGGGCGTACGTCGCGGTGCTCACCACCGCCGACGGGTACCGCTCGCACGTCCCCTTCACGGTCCGCGACGACCACCCCGCCGACCTCCTCCTGCTCCTGCCCGACGTCACGTGGCAGGCGTACAACCTCTACCCCGAGGACGGCCGCACGGGCGCCAGCCTGTACCACGCGTGGGACGAGCAGGGCGGCCTGCTCGGCGAGAGCGAGGCCGCCGTAACGGTCTCCTTCGACCGGCCGTACGCGGGCGCGGGCCTCCCCCTGCACGTGGGCCATGCCTACGACTTCATCCGCTGGGCCGAGCGGTACGGATACGACCTGGCGTACGCGGACGCCCGCGACCTGCACGCCGGCCGCGTCGACCCCACCCGGTACCGAGGTCTCGTCTTCCCGGGCCACGACGAGTACTGGTCGCCGAGCATGCGCCGCGCCACGGAGCAGGCCCGCGAGCACGGCACGTCACTCGTCTTCCTCTCCGCCAACACCATGTACTGGCAGGTGGAGTTGAGCCCCTCCGCGTCCGGCGTCGAGGACCGTCTCCTCACCTGCCGCAAGCGCCGCGGCCCCGGCAAACCGACCCTGTGGCGGGAGCGGGACGGCGGCAAGGCGGCCGAGCAGCAGCTCCTCGGCATCCAGTACGCGGGCCGCGTACCCGAGCCGCGCCCCCTCGTCGTCCGCAACGCCGACCACTGGCTGTGGGAGGCCACGGGGGCGCACGACGGCGACGAGATCGACGGCCTGGTCGCGGGCGAGGCCGACCGGTACTTCCCGAGGACGGCGCTCCCCGAGCACCAGGGCCGCATCCTGCTCGCCCACTCCCCGTACGAGGACACGGAGGGTGTCGTCCGCCACCAGGAGTCGTCGCTCTACCGCGCCCCGTCCGGCGCCCTGGTCTTCGCGTCCGGCACCTTCGCCTGGTCCCCGGCGCTGGACCGTCCAGGCCATGTCGACGCCCGTATCCAGCGCGCCACGGCCAATCTCCTGGACCGCATCTGCAAGCGTGACTGA
- a CDS encoding phosphoribosylaminoimidazolesuccinocarboxamide synthase, with amino-acid sequence MSGFVEKPEPLQVPGLVHLHTGKVRELYRNEAGELVMVASDRMSAYDWVLPSEIPDKGRVLTQLSLWWFDQLADLVPNHVISSELPKGAPADWEGRTLVCKSLEMVPVECVARGYLTGSGLLEYDESRTVCGLALPEGLVDGSELPAPIFTPAAKAAVGEHDENVSYEEVARQVGAETAAQLRQTTLAVYGRALDIARERGLILADTKFEFGFEGDELILADEVLTPDSSRFWPADQWEPGRAQPSYDKQFVRNWLTSPASGWDRRSEQPPPALPQDVVDATRAKYIEAYERLTGTPW; translated from the coding sequence GTGTCCGGATTCGTAGAAAAGCCCGAGCCGCTGCAAGTGCCGGGCCTGGTCCACCTCCACACCGGCAAGGTGCGCGAGCTGTACCGGAACGAGGCGGGCGAGCTCGTCATGGTCGCCAGCGACCGCATGTCCGCCTACGACTGGGTGCTGCCCTCGGAGATCCCCGACAAGGGCCGCGTCCTCACCCAGCTCTCCCTGTGGTGGTTCGACCAGCTCGCGGACCTCGTGCCGAACCACGTCATCTCCTCGGAGCTGCCGAAGGGCGCCCCCGCCGACTGGGAGGGGCGCACGCTGGTCTGCAAGTCCCTGGAGATGGTCCCGGTCGAGTGCGTGGCCCGCGGCTATCTGACGGGCTCGGGCCTCCTGGAGTACGACGAGTCGCGTACGGTCTGCGGCCTCGCCCTGCCCGAGGGCCTGGTCGACGGCTCGGAGCTGCCCGCGCCGATCTTCACGCCCGCCGCGAAGGCCGCCGTCGGCGAGCACGACGAGAACGTGTCGTACGAGGAGGTCGCCCGCCAGGTCGGCGCGGAGACCGCGGCTCAGCTGCGCCAGACGACCCTCGCGGTCTACGGCAGGGCACTGGACATCGCACGCGAGCGCGGCCTGATCCTCGCCGACACGAAGTTCGAGTTCGGCTTCGAGGGGGACGAGCTCATCCTCGCCGACGAGGTCCTGACGCCGGACTCCTCGCGTTTCTGGCCCGCGGACCAGTGGGAGCCGGGCCGCGCCCAGCCGTCGTACGACAAGCAGTTCGTGCGGAACTGGCTGACCTCGCCGGCCTCGGGCTGGGACCGCAGGAGCGAGCAGCCGCCGCCCGCGCTGCCGCAGGACGTGGTGGACGCCACACGCGCCAAGTACATCGAGGCGTACGAGCGGCTCACCGGCACGCCCTGGTAG
- a CDS encoding response regulator transcription factor, which translates to MSLRVLLADDEHLIRGALAALLALEDDLVVVAEAASGPEALAMARAHRPDVAVLDLQMPGADGVSVATSLRDELPDCKTMIVTSHGRPGHLKRALAVGVRGFVPKTVSAQRLAEIIRTVHAGNRYVDPELAADAISAGDSPLTAREAEVLELAADGAPVAEIAERAALSQGTVRNYLSSAATKIGAENRHAAVRLARERGWV; encoded by the coding sequence ATGAGTCTTCGTGTGTTGCTCGCCGACGACGAGCACCTCATTCGGGGCGCGCTCGCCGCGCTGCTGGCGCTGGAGGACGATCTCGTCGTCGTCGCCGAGGCCGCGTCGGGGCCCGAGGCGCTCGCCATGGCGCGGGCCCACCGGCCCGACGTCGCCGTCCTCGATCTGCAGATGCCGGGCGCCGACGGTGTGAGTGTGGCCACATCCCTGCGCGACGAACTCCCCGACTGCAAGACCATGATCGTGACGAGTCATGGCAGACCCGGACATCTGAAACGGGCCCTCGCGGTGGGCGTACGCGGCTTCGTGCCGAAGACCGTCAGCGCCCAGCGGCTCGCCGAGATCATCCGGACCGTGCACGCCGGAAACCGTTACGTGGACCCGGAGTTGGCCGCCGACGCCATCTCCGCCGGCGACTCGCCGCTGACCGCCCGCGAGGCCGAGGTGCTCGAACTCGCCGCCGACGGGGCGCCCGTCGCGGAGATCGCCGAGCGCGCCGCGCTCTCACAGGGAACCGTCCGCAACTACCTCTCGTCGGCCGCCACCAAAATCGGCGCCGAGAACCGTCATGCCGCGGTGCGTCTCGCACGCGAGCGAGGTTGGGTATAG